One Triplophysa rosa unplaced genomic scaffold, Trosa_1v2 scaffold423, whole genome shotgun sequence DNA window includes the following coding sequences:
- the LOC130550762 gene encoding ras-related protein Rab-11B-like, with protein MEMKIGTPPLLQTRAHHQLFLRCDSALCVSLFPLNLISFCIEPLIRNICFTISIIRKDVRSERLSLTMGNRDDEYDFLFKVVLIGDSGVGKSNLLSRFTRNEFNLESKSTIGVEFATRSIQVDGKTIKAQIWDTAGQERYRAITSAYYRGAVGALLVYDIAKHLTYESVERWLKELRDHADNNIVIMLVGNKSDLRHLRAVPTDEARAFAEKNHLSFIETSALDSTNVEEAFKNILTEIYRIVSQKQIADRSAHDESPGNNVVDISVPPTTDGQKGNKLQCCQNL; from the exons ATGGAGATGAAGATCGGGACTCCTCCCCTGCTGCAGACCCGAGCACATCACCAGCTCTTCCTGCGGTGTGACAGCGcattgtgtgtctctctctttcccctTAACTTGATTTCTTTCTGCATTGAGCCATTGATCAGAAACATCTGCTTCACAATCTCCATCATCAGGAAGGACGTAAGGTCGGAGCGCCTTTCTCTTACAATGGGCAACAGAGACGATGAATACGATTTCTTGTTCAAAG TTGTTCTGATCGGAGATTCTGGAGTGGGGAAGAGTAACCTGCTGTCTCGCTTCACGCGCAATGAGTTTAACCTGGAGAGCAAGAGCACCATCGGGGTCGAGTTCGCCACCAGGAGCATTCAGGTGGACGGGAAGACCATCAAAGCGCAGATCTGGGACACTGCGGGCCAGGAGAGATACAGGGCCATCACATCTGC GTATTACCGTGGAGCTGTGGGCGCGCTGCTGGTGTATGACATCGCCAAGCATCTGACCTATGAGAGTGTAGAACGCTGGCTGAAAGAGCTGCGAGATCATGCCGACAACAACATCGTCATCATGCTGGTGGGGAATAAGAGCGACCTGCGGCACCTGAGGGCGGTGCCCACCGATGAGGCTCGCGCTTTCGCAG AGAAAAATCACCTTTCATTTATTGAGACGTCTGCCCTGGATTCAACCAATGTGGAGGAGGCGTTCAAGAACATTCTAACAG AAATTTATCGTATCGTATCACAGAAGCAGATCGCCGATCGATCGGCCCACGACGAGTCGCCGGGAAACAATGTGGTGGACATCAGTGTCCCGCCGACCACAGACGGACAGAAGGGCAACAAACTGCAGTGCTGTCAAAACCTGTAA